A section of the Methanococcoides sp. LMO-2 genome encodes:
- a CDS encoding sodium-dependent transporter, with translation MAGDTADNNRELLATRIGFLLVSAGCAIGLGNIWRFPFIAGKYGGGAFVVVYLAFLLILGLPILIMEFATGRAGRQNIAGSMRKLEPKGKRWHLFGYIAIIGNVVLLMFYTTVAGWGLAYFYYMVKGSFIYLEPSEIGIFFDLFMGRTMEMITWMALVVGLGAFICSVGLQKGVERTGKVMMSGLFFILIILVIRSVTLPGAAEGISFYLDPDFSSLSWKGIYAAMTQAFFTLSVGVGGMTIFGSYINKDHSLTGESLKITFLDTSIALMAGLMIFPACSAFGVDVGSGPGLLFVTLPNVFNQMPAGILWGTLFFLFLAFASMSTVMGISENVIAFSIDEWGWDRKKASLLTGASIFILSIPCCLGFGPLSWFQPFGEGTSILDLEDFIFTNNILPIGALTLVLFCSYSFGWGWNNFIQETDSGKGVKFPTQARPYIKYILPLIIVFILVRGWIGTLS, from the coding sequence ATGGCAGGGGACACAGCAGATAACAACCGTGAACTATTAGCTACAAGGATCGGGTTCCTGCTTGTTTCTGCAGGGTGTGCCATAGGGCTTGGAAACATCTGGCGTTTCCCTTTCATTGCAGGAAAATATGGTGGTGGTGCCTTTGTTGTCGTTTACCTAGCATTTCTGCTCATTCTCGGATTACCTATACTGATAATGGAATTTGCTACCGGAAGAGCAGGCAGGCAGAATATTGCAGGTTCCATGCGTAAGCTGGAACCAAAGGGAAAAAGATGGCACCTGTTCGGCTACATCGCTATTATAGGGAATGTTGTCCTGCTTATGTTCTACACTACGGTTGCAGGTTGGGGACTTGCATATTTCTATTACATGGTCAAAGGCAGTTTTATCTATCTCGAACCCTCGGAAATAGGTATTTTCTTCGACCTGTTCATGGGAAGGACCATGGAGATGATAACATGGATGGCACTGGTAGTTGGTCTTGGTGCATTCATATGCTCAGTTGGTCTCCAAAAAGGGGTTGAGCGGACCGGTAAGGTGATGATGTCAGGGCTTTTCTTTATCCTGATAATACTTGTAATTCGTTCTGTCACCCTTCCGGGTGCTGCTGAAGGTATCAGCTTTTATCTAGACCCGGATTTCTCGAGCCTTAGCTGGAAAGGCATCTATGCAGCCATGACACAGGCATTTTTCACTTTGAGCGTAGGAGTTGGTGGCATGACCATCTTCGGAAGCTACATCAATAAAGATCATTCCCTTACAGGAGAATCCCTGAAAATCACGTTTCTTGATACTTCCATAGCACTCATGGCAGGACTTATGATATTTCCAGCATGCTCTGCATTTGGTGTTGATGTGGGCTCCGGTCCGGGATTGCTCTTTGTAACTCTACCTAACGTTTTCAACCAGATGCCTGCAGGTATTTTGTGGGGAACCCTCTTCTTCCTGTTCCTTGCCTTTGCTTCAATGTCAACTGTGATGGGGATCTCTGAAAATGTAATAGCTTTTTCAATAGATGAATGGGGATGGGACAGAAAGAAGGCCTCTCTGCTAACAGGAGCTTCGATATTCATTTTGTCAATACCATGCTGCCTTGGGTTTGGACCACTCAGCTGGTTCCAGCCTTTTGGAGAGGGAACATCCATCCTTGATCTGGAGGATTTCATCTTTACTAACAACATCCTTCCGATAGGTGCCCTTACACTGGTTCTGTTCTGCAGTTATAGTTTCGGATGGGGATGGAATAATTTCATCCAGGAGACCGATTCCGGTAAAGGGGTTAAATTCCCAACACAGGCAAGACCGTACATCAAATACATCCTTCCACTGATCATAGTTTTCATACTTGTCAGAGGATGGATAGGTACACTGTCATAA